The proteins below come from a single Kiritimatiellia bacterium genomic window:
- a CDS encoding VCBS repeat-containing protein has protein sequence MNSRSLACLLIVFSTLWVARAAPPAVAWRHLSSRRGELPLPNGGPEQTACVTADFNGDGAADIVIAERTRAPSVIGIRWNGSGWDRFVIDDTARPVEAGGAAADLDGDADLDLVLGGDWRSDEVVWYENPGAGAPPQQRWARRILKRGGAKGHHDQVAADLLGAGRPQVIFWNQGSRRLFLAEPPPDPRTAGPWPLRELFDASTTPLTVKPEGLATADVDGDGRIDLLGGVWWFHADGAGRLRPVRIADQPGRIRAGRFRPGPIAQIVAAPGDGDGPLLFIECDGDPLDPASWRRRALLDGRTVIHGHTLDIADINGDGHLDILCAEMAKWNIRRSEPDHPNATAWILYGDGQGGFFTTVLSSGIGFHEGRIADVNGDGRPDIVNKPFNFDTPRLDIWLNLGSPPSQPPR, from the coding sequence ATGAACTCACGATCGCTTGCGTGCTTGCTCATCGTCTTCAGCACCCTCTGGGTGGCCCGCGCCGCACCGCCGGCCGTCGCGTGGCGTCACCTGAGCAGCCGGCGCGGCGAGCTGCCGCTACCCAACGGCGGGCCCGAGCAGACCGCCTGTGTGACGGCCGACTTCAATGGGGACGGCGCCGCCGACATCGTCATCGCCGAACGAACTCGCGCACCGTCGGTCATCGGTATCCGCTGGAATGGCAGCGGCTGGGATCGCTTCGTCATCGATGACACCGCTCGCCCCGTCGAGGCCGGTGGCGCGGCGGCCGACCTCGACGGCGACGCCGATCTCGACCTCGTGCTCGGCGGCGACTGGCGCAGCGATGAGGTCGTCTGGTACGAAAACCCCGGTGCGGGCGCTCCGCCGCAGCAGCGATGGGCACGAAGAATCCTCAAACGCGGCGGCGCAAAGGGACACCATGACCAGGTCGCCGCGGATCTGCTCGGCGCGGGACGGCCACAGGTCATTTTTTGGAACCAGGGCAGCCGTCGCCTCTTCCTCGCCGAACCGCCGCCCGATCCCCGCACCGCGGGGCCGTGGCCCCTGCGGGAGCTATTCGACGCCTCCACCACGCCATTGACCGTCAAACCCGAAGGGCTGGCCACCGCCGACGTTGACGGCGACGGCCGAATCGACCTGCTGGGCGGCGTCTGGTGGTTTCATGCGGACGGCGCCGGCCGGCTGCGACCGGTGCGGATCGCCGATCAGCCGGGTCGCATCCGGGCAGGTCGGTTCCGGCCGGGGCCCATTGCGCAGATCGTCGCTGCGCCCGGCGATGGAGACGGACCGCTCCTCTTCATCGAGTGTGACGGCGACCCGCTCGACCCCGCCTCCTGGCGCCGGCGCGCGCTGCTCGACGGCCGCACGGTGATCCACGGCCACACACTCGACATCGCAGACATCAACGGGGACGGTCATCTCGACATCCTCTGCGCCGAAATGGCGAAGTGGAACATCCGGCGCTCCGAGCCCGACCATCCCAACGCCACCGCATGGATCCTGTACGGCGACGGGCAGGGCGGTTTTTTCACCACCGTGTTGAGCAGCGGCATCGGCTTTCACGAGGGCCGCATCGCGGACGTCAACGGCGACGGCCGCCCCGACATCGTGAACAAGCCCTTCAACTTCGACACGCCGCGCCTCGACATTTGGCTGAACCTCGGCTCGCCACCCTCGCAACCACCACGATAG
- the deoC gene encoding deoxyribose-phosphate aldolase, translating into MTIHYDELAKMIDHSLLHPTLTDREIEEGCRVAARYRVASVCVKPYAVRRCVELLRGTGVRVGCVVGFPHGSSTTEVKRYETEIACRDGAEEVDMVINIGKALSGDWAYVEADVRAVCDEAHRHGAKVKVILETDFLHGGGAGLDGDGLKRRLCEIAERAGADWVKTSTGYGFVKQSDGSYSYRGATEHDLRLMRAACSERVQVKAAGGVRDLDGLIRVRQLGATRCGATATAAMLDEFRRREAVGEPIERPSGAVGGDGY; encoded by the coding sequence ATGACGATCCACTACGACGAGCTGGCGAAAATGATCGATCACTCTCTGCTGCATCCCACGCTGACGGACCGTGAAATCGAGGAGGGCTGCCGAGTGGCCGCGCGATATCGCGTCGCGTCGGTCTGTGTGAAACCCTACGCGGTGCGCCGCTGTGTGGAACTGCTGCGCGGGACCGGCGTGCGTGTGGGATGCGTGGTGGGATTTCCGCACGGAAGCTCCACGACGGAGGTGAAGCGTTACGAAACCGAGATCGCTTGTCGCGACGGCGCGGAAGAAGTGGACATGGTCATCAACATCGGGAAGGCGCTCAGCGGCGACTGGGCCTATGTCGAGGCCGATGTCCGCGCGGTGTGTGACGAGGCGCATCGCCACGGCGCAAAGGTGAAAGTGATCCTCGAGACCGACTTTCTGCACGGGGGTGGCGCGGGTCTGGACGGCGACGGGCTGAAGCGGCGGCTGTGCGAGATCGCGGAACGGGCGGGGGCGGATTGGGTGAAAACCTCGACGGGGTACGGCTTTGTGAAACAATCCGACGGTTCCTACAGCTATCGCGGAGCCACAGAGCACGATCTGCGGCTGATGCGCGCGGCCTGTTCCGAACGTGTTCAGGTGAAGGCGGCGGGCGGTGTTCGCGATCTGGACGGGCTGATTCGTGTTCGACAACTTGGGGCGACGCGCTGCGGCGCAACTGCGACCGCCGCAATGCTCGACGAGTTTCGCCGACGCGAAGCGGTGGGCGAACCGATCGAGCGGCCGTCCGGCGCCGTAGGCGGCGACGGTTACTGA
- a CDS encoding ROK family protein, with protein MREVWAGADLGGTTIGVAVATAEGEVLAERCAPTCAYEGPRRVVERIADLLEQTVREAGVRPVALGLGVPGLADVNAGVTRFLPNLPTQWRDLPVSAWLAERLGCPVHLLNDVRIATLGELVFGWGRGRDRPTMAMFAIGTGIGGGVVVEGVLRLGPLGAAGELGHQTVVPDGPPCGCGSRGCLETVASGPAIRAEGVRLVASGLAPRLAEITGGDVGRITPETMAAAAREGDELVARAIERAARWLGIGVANIVTALHPDLVVLGGGVAGMGAQLLEPLRDEVRRRVRMFPVDTVQIELSRLGGRAGMLGGVALAMAGGARGLCARMQGEAQR; from the coding sequence ATGCGGGAGGTGTGGGCGGGCGCGGACCTCGGCGGCACGACGATTGGCGTCGCGGTCGCAACCGCCGAGGGCGAGGTGCTTGCGGAGAGGTGCGCACCGACCTGCGCGTACGAGGGGCCGCGCCGCGTGGTGGAACGAATTGCGGACCTGCTGGAGCAGACGGTACGCGAGGCGGGCGTGCGCCCCGTCGCGCTCGGTCTGGGCGTGCCGGGGCTGGCGGACGTGAACGCCGGAGTGACGCGTTTCCTGCCGAATTTGCCGACTCAGTGGCGGGATTTGCCGGTGTCGGCGTGGCTGGCGGAGCGGCTCGGCTGCCCAGTGCATCTGCTCAACGACGTTCGCATCGCGACGCTGGGCGAACTGGTGTTCGGCTGGGGGCGGGGGCGCGATCGTCCGACGATGGCGATGTTTGCGATTGGGACCGGTATCGGGGGTGGGGTGGTGGTGGAGGGTGTGTTGCGGCTCGGCCCGCTGGGTGCGGCGGGAGAGCTCGGTCACCAAACGGTGGTGCCCGACGGTCCACCGTGTGGATGTGGCAGTCGGGGTTGTCTGGAGACGGTGGCCAGCGGCCCGGCGATTCGCGCGGAGGGGGTGCGGCTGGTCGCGTCGGGTCTGGCGCCGCGGCTGGCGGAGATCACGGGGGGCGACGTGGGCCGGATCACGCCGGAAACGATGGCCGCTGCCGCCAGGGAGGGCGACGAGCTGGTCGCGCGGGCGATTGAGCGCGCCGCGCGGTGGCTTGGCATCGGCGTCGCCAACATCGTCACCGCGTTGCATCCCGACTTGGTCGTGCTCGGCGGTGGAGTGGCCGGGATGGGCGCGCAACTGCTCGAACCGTTGCGCGATGAGGTGCGGCGGCGGGTGCGCATGTTTCCGGTGGATACGGTGCAGATCGAGCTCAGCCGTCTCGGCGGACGTGCCGGAATGCTTGGAGGTGTTGCGTTGGCGATGGCCGGCGGCGCGCGCGGGTTGTGCGCGCGAATGCAGGGGGAGGCCCAGCGATGA
- a CDS encoding sugar phosphate isomerase/epimerase, with translation MQLGFVSAILPDLDLESVAKFAAAEGFDCVELMCWPVGRAERKYAGVTHVDVTTLTQARAEDIHGALQAHGVAISGLGYYPNPLDPDPEVAKAAVAHIRKVILAAELLGVRQMNTFIGRDWTKSVDENWAAFRKTWKPLVQFAEDHGVRIGIENCPMLFTRDEWPGGKNLAHAPAIWRRMFEEIPSRHFGLNYDPSHLVWQHMDWLAPLREFRERLFHIHAKDVRIRRDRLNEVGILATPLQYHEPCIPGLGEIDWGRFVGELMSVGYEGPVCIEVEDDAFGKSLEGRQRALRTAARHLRNFIQR, from the coding sequence ATCCAGCTCGGATTCGTCAGTGCGATTCTGCCCGACCTCGACCTCGAGTCGGTTGCGAAGTTTGCGGCGGCGGAGGGGTTCGATTGCGTCGAACTGATGTGCTGGCCGGTGGGCCGGGCGGAACGGAAGTATGCGGGCGTCACCCACGTGGATGTGACGACGCTGACGCAGGCGCGCGCGGAGGACATTCACGGCGCACTGCAGGCGCACGGCGTGGCGATCAGCGGTCTTGGCTATTATCCGAACCCGTTGGATCCGGACCCCGAGGTCGCGAAAGCGGCGGTCGCGCATATCCGCAAGGTGATCCTCGCCGCGGAGCTGCTCGGCGTGCGGCAGATGAACACGTTTATCGGTCGCGACTGGACGAAGAGCGTGGACGAGAACTGGGCCGCGTTCCGCAAGACGTGGAAGCCGCTGGTGCAGTTCGCGGAGGACCACGGCGTGCGGATCGGCATCGAAAACTGTCCGATGTTGTTCACGCGCGACGAGTGGCCCGGCGGCAAAAACCTTGCGCACGCGCCGGCGATCTGGCGGCGGATGTTCGAGGAGATCCCGTCACGTCATTTCGGGCTGAACTACGATCCTTCCCATTTGGTCTGGCAGCACATGGACTGGCTGGCGCCGCTGCGCGAGTTTCGTGAGCGGTTGTTCCACATTCACGCGAAGGACGTTCGGATCCGGCGCGACCGGCTGAACGAGGTCGGCATCCTGGCGACGCCGCTGCAGTACCACGAGCCGTGCATTCCGGGATTGGGGGAGATTGACTGGGGACGGTTCGTCGGCGAGCTGATGTCGGTCGGCTACGAGGGGCCGGTGTGCATCGAGGTGGAAGACGACGCGTTCGGGAAGTCGCTGGAGGGACGACAGCGGGCGTTGCGGACCGCGGCGCGGCATCTTCGCAATTTCATCCAGCGCTGA
- a CDS encoding Gfo/Idh/MocA family oxidoreductase, translated as MKRSLHDVRVGVIGAGFIGPVHVEALRRLGVRVSALCDVPGVVNAAASRLGIPKAYGDHRQLVADPEVDVVHIASPNRWHEAMALAALEAGRHVVCEKPLAMTTRQTARLVREVEARPRQIFAVNYNCRFYPAVLQMRELVRSGELGRVIHVNGSYFQDWLFKETDYNWRLLPAEGGALRAVADIGTHWLDLVSFVIGARVRAVMADLLTFHSVRRRPLGEVQTFARAAGRVRTAPYQVKTEDCGSVLLEFENGARGNLAVSQVAAGRKNCLRVEIYGSKQSVWWCSEDPEMLHLGRRDEPNASAVRATPAFGRGAAGYMDHPPGHVEGFPDTFKMNFRAIYSAILDGPPAEPLYATVRDGHEEVAVCEAIRRSAAVRRWVAVRRHEFPVERRRS; from the coding sequence ATGAAGCGATCGCTGCACGACGTGCGGGTGGGGGTGATTGGGGCCGGTTTCATCGGGCCGGTGCACGTGGAGGCGCTGAGACGCCTCGGCGTGCGAGTGAGCGCGTTGTGCGACGTGCCCGGTGTGGTGAACGCGGCGGCGTCACGACTGGGCATTCCGAAGGCCTACGGCGACCACCGGCAGCTGGTGGCGGATCCGGAGGTGGACGTCGTACACATTGCCTCGCCCAACCGCTGGCACGAGGCAATGGCGCTTGCGGCGCTGGAGGCGGGCCGGCACGTCGTTTGCGAAAAACCGCTCGCGATGACGACCCGCCAGACCGCGAGGCTCGTTCGCGAAGTGGAGGCGCGGCCGAGGCAGATTTTCGCGGTGAACTACAACTGTCGTTTCTATCCGGCGGTGCTGCAGATGCGCGAGCTGGTGCGATCGGGCGAACTCGGCCGGGTGATTCACGTGAACGGTTCCTACTTTCAGGACTGGCTGTTCAAGGAAACCGATTACAACTGGCGGTTGCTGCCGGCGGAAGGCGGGGCGTTGCGTGCGGTCGCGGACATCGGCACGCACTGGCTGGATCTGGTCTCGTTTGTGATCGGCGCTCGCGTGAGGGCGGTGATGGCGGATCTGCTGACGTTTCACTCCGTGCGTCGTCGGCCGCTGGGCGAGGTGCAGACGTTCGCGCGCGCGGCCGGCCGGGTGCGGACGGCGCCGTACCAGGTGAAGACCGAGGACTGCGGGTCCGTGCTGCTCGAATTCGAGAATGGCGCGCGCGGGAATCTGGCGGTGTCCCAGGTCGCGGCCGGCCGCAAGAACTGCCTTCGAGTGGAGATCTACGGTTCGAAGCAGTCCGTCTGGTGGTGCTCGGAGGACCCCGAGATGCTCCATCTGGGGCGGCGGGACGAGCCGAACGCGAGTGCGGTGCGGGCGACGCCCGCCTTTGGCCGCGGCGCGGCGGGATACATGGACCATCCGCCGGGACACGTGGAGGGTTTTCCGGACACGTTCAAGATGAACTTCCGGGCAATTTACAGCGCCATCCTTGACGGCCCGCCCGCCGAGCCGCTGTATGCGACCGTCCGGGACGGGCACGAGGAGGTGGCGGTGTGTGAGGCGATCCGGCGCAGCGCCGCGGTCCGCCGTTGGGTCGCGGTGCGGCGGCATGAATTCCCGGTGGAACGCCGGCGGAGCTAA
- the tsaE gene encoding tRNA (adenosine(37)-N6)-threonylcarbamoyltransferase complex ATPase subunit type 1 TsaE — protein sequence MRATVIERCSNSPAETAQAAAELAGRLRAGVTVALFGELGAGKTTFARALCRALGVTEPVASPGFTLVHEYRGAVPVIHADLYRLRRDPLEIASLGLDDVPAEAIRIIEWADRAPELCPANAVRVEIRVGPSPTERRIRMELPE from the coding sequence ATGCGCGCCACCGTGATCGAACGCTGCTCGAACAGCCCCGCAGAGACCGCCCAGGCCGCAGCGGAACTTGCCGGCCGTCTGCGGGCCGGTGTCACGGTCGCGCTCTTCGGCGAGCTCGGTGCGGGCAAGACCACCTTTGCGCGGGCGCTGTGCCGCGCGCTGGGGGTGACCGAGCCGGTCGCCAGTCCCGGCTTCACCCTCGTGCACGAGTACCGCGGGGCCGTGCCGGTGATTCACGCTGACCTGTATCGGCTGCGGCGCGATCCGCTCGAGATCGCCTCGCTCGGACTGGACGACGTGCCGGCGGAGGCGATTCGAATCATCGAATGGGCGGACCGCGCACCGGAGTTGTGCCCCGCGAACGCGGTCCGCGTGGAGATTCGGGTCGGCCCATCGCCGACGGAGCGCCGCATCCGCATGGAGCTGCCCGAATGA
- the tsaB gene encoding tRNA (adenosine(37)-N6)-threonylcarbamoyltransferase complex dimerization subunit type 1 TsaB: MSPPRAVVALDLSAAVGSAAWMEQDDTIAEIEWPQPPRDNRATFEHLRALLFSEGRHPAQVELWVVGCGPGAYSGLRIATAAIHMFAAPLGRPVIGIDSGLATGDELLRRVPVDDAIIAGDARRGLAWFGRIRRADDGSAELVAPWSLCALTELEAKVPPAGCGGSAEWSRLAHAARLTAAEGRWWPEDLVPRARHLARRAIELWTRGQPLPPALPIYLQPPVATGSGLTPSGGSAV, from the coding sequence ATGAGCCCACCGCGCGCAGTGGTGGCGCTGGACCTGTCCGCTGCGGTCGGCTCGGCCGCATGGATGGAGCAGGACGACACCATCGCAGAGATCGAGTGGCCACAGCCGCCGCGCGACAACCGCGCCACATTCGAGCACCTCCGCGCGCTGCTCTTTTCGGAGGGTCGGCACCCCGCGCAGGTGGAACTGTGGGTGGTTGGCTGCGGGCCCGGCGCGTACAGCGGCCTGCGGATCGCGACGGCGGCGATCCACATGTTTGCGGCTCCGCTCGGTCGACCGGTGATCGGCATCGACAGCGGTCTGGCGACCGGCGACGAGTTGCTGAGGAGAGTGCCGGTCGACGATGCGATCATCGCCGGCGACGCGCGGAGGGGGCTGGCCTGGTTCGGGCGGATCCGCCGCGCCGACGACGGCAGCGCCGAGCTGGTGGCGCCCTGGAGCCTCTGCGCGCTCACAGAGCTCGAAGCGAAGGTGCCGCCGGCGGGCTGCGGCGGGTCCGCAGAATGGTCCCGCCTTGCGCACGCCGCCCGGCTGACCGCCGCGGAGGGGCGCTGGTGGCCGGAAGACCTGGTGCCGCGGGCACGCCATCTGGCGCGCCGCGCGATCGAGCTTTGGACGCGCGGCCAGCCGCTGCCACCGGCGCTGCCGATCTATCTGCAGCCGCCCGTCGCGACCGGATCGGGTCTCACCCCGTCGGGCGGGTCGGCGGTTTGA
- the lpxD gene encoding UDP-3-O-(3-hydroxymyristoyl)glucosamine N-acyltransferase — protein sequence MSPPVLTVAELAARLGGELEGDGSAVVRGVAGLREARPGDVTFVANMRYAGYVASTRASAVIVARAWDRPSSAALIRVDNPDAAFAAACAMFAPPPPPDPEGIHPTAVVAPSARLGADVRIGPYAVVEAGAEIGDRTVLMAHVYVGHEVVIGPDCRIYPHVSIRERCRLGARVIVHNGTVIGSDGFGYVAGEDGVRTKIPQLGIVEIGDDVELGANVTVDRARFGRTVIGRGVKVDNLVQIAHNVVIGDHSVIVAQVGIAGSAVIGSRVILAGQVGVAGHLEVGDGAVVGAQAGVSKDVPAGAIVLGSPAIAMDKFKRIHAYTMRLPELRAEVEALGRRLAALEAALKPPTRPTG from the coding sequence ATGAGCCCGCCCGTGCTGACGGTGGCCGAGCTGGCCGCACGACTTGGCGGCGAGCTGGAGGGCGACGGCAGTGCAGTGGTGCGCGGCGTGGCCGGGCTGCGCGAGGCGCGTCCGGGCGACGTCACCTTTGTCGCCAACATGAGGTATGCAGGGTATGTCGCCTCGACGCGGGCGTCCGCGGTGATCGTGGCGCGCGCCTGGGACCGTCCATCGTCCGCCGCACTGATCCGGGTGGACAACCCGGATGCGGCGTTTGCGGCCGCCTGTGCGATGTTCGCGCCACCGCCCCCCCCGGATCCGGAGGGCATTCATCCGACGGCGGTTGTTGCGCCGAGCGCCCGGTTGGGGGCGGACGTGCGGATTGGTCCGTATGCGGTGGTCGAGGCCGGAGCGGAGATCGGCGACCGCACCGTGCTGATGGCCCACGTCTATGTCGGGCACGAGGTGGTGATCGGGCCGGACTGCCGGATCTATCCGCACGTCTCGATCCGGGAGCGGTGCCGGCTCGGCGCGCGGGTGATCGTGCACAATGGGACCGTGATCGGCAGCGACGGTTTTGGCTATGTGGCCGGTGAGGACGGCGTGCGGACGAAGATCCCGCAGCTCGGCATCGTGGAAATCGGGGACGACGTCGAGCTGGGCGCGAACGTGACGGTGGACCGCGCGCGGTTTGGCCGCACGGTGATCGGCCGCGGCGTGAAGGTGGACAACCTCGTGCAGATTGCCCACAACGTGGTGATCGGGGACCACTCCGTCATTGTGGCGCAGGTGGGAATCGCGGGCAGTGCGGTGATCGGCTCGCGAGTGATTCTGGCCGGCCAGGTCGGCGTCGCCGGTCATCTGGAAGTGGGGGACGGCGCGGTCGTTGGTGCCCAGGCGGGTGTCTCGAAGGATGTGCCCGCTGGCGCCATTGTGTTGGGCTCACCGGCGATCGCGATGGACAAGTTCAAGCGGATCCACGCCTATACGATGCGGCTGCCCGAGCTGCGGGCCGAAGTGGAGGCGCTCGGGCGCAGACTTGCGGCGCTGGAGGCGGCCCTCAAACCGCCGACCCGCCCGACGGGGTGA
- a CDS encoding OmpH family outer membrane protein has protein sequence MTTRRRVFGWVVAGLLAAGAVGAQDRRPSVAFVNLDRCFNEYYKTRVADAQLKAQAREFEEELKNIAGELERLQGEFNSLREESLNTALSDEVRAAKRAAAEEKVLAIREQEGRVQSFRERRTKQLEEQSRRMRRGLVGEIKEVIQKYARDQGLIAVLDSSGTTFNGVEAVLYVDPRSDITEAILRELNKGAPPDLPPPPSRESGTTNRAASNR, from the coding sequence ATGACGACGAGACGGCGGGTGTTTGGCTGGGTGGTGGCGGGACTGCTGGCGGCGGGGGCGGTCGGCGCGCAGGATCGGAGGCCATCGGTCGCGTTTGTGAACCTCGACCGCTGCTTCAACGAGTACTACAAGACTCGCGTGGCGGACGCGCAGCTGAAGGCGCAGGCGCGGGAGTTTGAGGAGGAGCTGAAGAACATTGCGGGCGAGCTGGAACGGCTGCAGGGAGAGTTCAACTCGCTGCGGGAAGAGTCGCTGAACACCGCGCTCAGCGACGAGGTGCGGGCGGCGAAGCGCGCCGCGGCGGAGGAAAAGGTGCTGGCGATCCGCGAGCAGGAGGGGAGGGTGCAGAGCTTCCGCGAGCGGCGTACGAAGCAGCTGGAGGAGCAGAGCCGGCGCATGCGCCGCGGTCTGGTCGGCGAAATCAAAGAGGTGATCCAGAAATACGCACGTGACCAGGGCCTGATCGCGGTGCTCGATTCTTCCGGCACCACCTTCAACGGTGTGGAAGCGGTGTTGTACGTGGACCCGCGCAGCGACATTACCGAGGCCATTCTGCGGGAGCTGAACAAGGGCGCACCCCCCGATCTGCCTCCCCCGCCGAGCCGGGAGAGCGGCACGACGAATCGCGCCGCGTCGAACCGGTAA
- the bamA gene encoding outer membrane protein assembly factor BamA, with the protein MSEARRIRWLLIGAMVLPVVAGAQLVERVRVESVGAIAADPGTVLSAIETREGQPYDPTRAMRDARSLERTGRFSSVRVFAEPGSRRDAVVVVVEVAVRPVIEHLEITGADEVGNRRVREWLGLGVGDPVDDALLAAGARRVQEEYAKRFYPHARVAWRIEPGRQPGASRVAVTVTEGARARVGAIEFYGPTAIDPGTLRARLKTRAFRWWNPVHWVTGAGRLNDEDLRADRAAIEAAFRDLGYLDVVVRGPAIVPEGRDRVRLKYVVAEGPCYRLGSAVIEGVTRFPTQDVARLVQLTPGAPLAQSALDAAREAIADYYGNRGHVGVQVRPLIEADPTSGVAHVRLSVREGEPARIRDILIRGNVVTREDVIRRELVVAPGEPFHRGRIRTSENRIRNLGYFSHVSLTPQPTDDPAQQDLVVEVVEDRMGTAEAGVAFSSVDRIVGRVELGHGNVDITSWPPFGGGQKARIGAMFGTRRQDYYLQFVEPYLFDRRLRLTLDLYSRESSYFSALYDVSRRGGQVLVEHPLTPFLTLGVGYNLERIAISDVRESASEEIKAEEGARLKSSGELSFAFDTRDRIRLTTRGNYTRLAAELAGGPFGGDTQWYRLDLRSHQYFPIWRGHVLLLRGQLGVMDAIGGEERVPLFDRYFLGGLYTVRAFRYRHIGPADETGEPIGGRSLAFASVEYTVPIYKMVRAAVFVDGGMVWADPYTFDLDWNSGYGLGLRLDIPMLPLRIDYAWQIDSDEYNRDDNGRFNISFGYPF; encoded by the coding sequence GTGAGTGAGGCGCGGCGGATCCGTTGGCTGCTGATTGGCGCGATGGTGCTGCCGGTTGTGGCGGGCGCACAGCTGGTGGAGCGGGTGCGCGTGGAGAGCGTCGGCGCCATCGCGGCGGATCCCGGGACGGTCCTGTCGGCGATCGAGACTCGGGAGGGGCAGCCCTATGACCCGACCCGCGCGATGCGGGACGCGAGGTCGCTGGAGCGCACGGGGCGGTTCAGTTCGGTGCGGGTGTTTGCGGAGCCCGGCTCGCGACGGGACGCGGTGGTCGTGGTGGTGGAGGTGGCGGTTCGGCCGGTGATTGAGCATCTCGAGATCACGGGAGCGGACGAGGTGGGCAACCGGCGCGTTCGGGAGTGGCTGGGACTGGGGGTGGGCGATCCGGTGGACGATGCGCTGTTGGCGGCCGGCGCGCGGCGGGTGCAGGAAGAATACGCGAAACGGTTCTATCCTCACGCGCGGGTCGCGTGGCGCATCGAACCCGGTCGCCAGCCCGGCGCGTCGCGGGTGGCGGTCACGGTCACCGAGGGAGCGCGCGCTCGGGTGGGCGCGATTGAGTTTTACGGTCCGACGGCGATCGATCCCGGCACGCTGCGGGCAAGGCTGAAGACCCGGGCGTTTCGCTGGTGGAATCCGGTCCACTGGGTGACGGGGGCGGGGCGGCTGAACGACGAGGATCTTCGGGCCGACCGCGCCGCGATTGAAGCGGCGTTCCGCGACCTCGGCTATCTCGACGTGGTGGTGCGTGGGCCGGCAATCGTGCCGGAGGGACGGGATCGCGTCCGCTTAAAATATGTCGTTGCGGAGGGGCCGTGTTACCGGCTAGGCTCGGCGGTGATCGAGGGGGTGACGCGATTTCCGACGCAGGACGTCGCGCGGTTGGTGCAGCTGACGCCGGGCGCACCGCTGGCGCAGTCCGCGCTGGACGCGGCGCGGGAGGCGATTGCGGACTACTACGGTAACCGCGGCCATGTGGGCGTGCAGGTGCGGCCGCTCATCGAGGCGGACCCGACCAGTGGCGTCGCCCACGTTCGGCTTTCGGTGCGGGAGGGTGAACCGGCGCGGATTCGGGACATTCTGATTCGCGGCAACGTGGTCACGCGCGAGGACGTGATCCGCCGCGAGCTTGTGGTGGCGCCCGGTGAGCCGTTCCACCGCGGCCGCATCCGGACCAGCGAGAACCGGATCCGGAATCTCGGGTACTTCTCGCACGTGTCGCTGACACCCCAGCCGACGGATGATCCTGCGCAGCAGGACCTGGTCGTCGAGGTGGTGGAGGATCGGATGGGCACGGCGGAGGCGGGGGTGGCGTTCTCGTCGGTGGATCGAATTGTCGGCCGGGTGGAGCTGGGCCATGGGAACGTGGACATCACCTCGTGGCCGCCGTTCGGTGGGGGTCAGAAGGCCCGCATCGGTGCGATGTTTGGCACCCGGCGCCAAGACTACTACCTGCAGTTCGTCGAGCCGTATCTGTTTGATCGGCGGCTGCGGCTGACGCTGGACCTGTACAGCCGGGAGTCGAGTTACTTCAGTGCGCTGTACGACGTCAGCCGTCGCGGCGGGCAGGTGCTGGTGGAGCATCCGCTGACGCCGTTTCTGACGCTCGGGGTTGGTTACAACCTCGAGCGTATTGCGATTTCGGACGTGCGCGAGAGTGCCAGCGAGGAGATCAAGGCCGAGGAGGGGGCGCGGCTGAAGAGCAGCGGTGAGCTGTCGTTCGCGTTCGACACGCGCGACCGGATCCGGCTGACCACGCGCGGCAACTACACGCGGCTGGCGGCCGAGCTCGCCGGCGGTCCGTTTGGCGGCGACACACAGTGGTATCGGCTGGACTTGCGTTCGCACCAGTATTTTCCGATCTGGCGCGGTCATGTGCTGCTGCTGCGCGGCCAGCTGGGAGTGATGGATGCGATTGGGGGGGAAGAGCGGGTGCCGTTGTTCGACCGCTACTTTCTGGGCGGCCTGTACACCGTTCGTGCGTTTCGGTACCGGCATATCGGGCCGGCGGACGAGACCGGCGAGCCGATCGGCGGCCGCAGCCTCGCGTTCGCGTCGGTGGAGTACACGGTGCCGATCTATAAGATGGTCCGGGCGGCGGTGTTTGTGGACGGTGGCATGGTGTGGGCCGACCCCTACACGTTTGATTTGGATTGGAACTCCGGCTACGGTCTTGGACTGCGTCTGGACATTCCGATGTTGCCGCTGCGAATCGACTACGCGTGGCAGATCGATTCCGACGAGTACAATCGGGACGACAATGGGCGGTTCAACATTTCGTTTGGCTATCCGTTCTGA